A window from Corynebacterium singulare encodes these proteins:
- a CDS encoding HAD family hydrolase produces MSRPKAVLWDMDGTLIDTEPLWGKATFELGELLGRPLTPEVRAKTIGGSFPNTLSVVAEWAGYELKDGDLERYRTWMFDSRY; encoded by the coding sequence TTGAGTAGGCCCAAGGCCGTCCTCTGGGACATGGACGGCACCCTCATCGACACCGAACCGCTGTGGGGCAAGGCCACCTTCGAGCTCGGCGAGCTGCTGGGCCGCCCGCTCACCCCGGAGGTGCGCGCTAAAACTATCGGCGGCAGCTTCCCCAACACCTTGAGCGTGGTGGCCGAGTGGGCGGGCTACGAGCTTAAAGACGGCGACCTGGAGCGCTACCGCACCTGGATGTTCGATTCTCGTTACTGA